The proteins below come from a single Mucilaginibacter mali genomic window:
- the rplS gene encoding 50S ribosomal protein L19 yields MDLVKFVEEQSVEIKKVPVFKAGDTVSVHYKIREGNKERIQVYQGVVIQRNSVGVSETFTVRKVSNGVGVERIFPINSPNIDKIDVNSVGKVRRSKLFYLRELTGKAARIKSKRV; encoded by the coding sequence ATGGATTTAGTAAAATTTGTTGAAGAACAATCAGTAGAAATAAAAAAGGTTCCTGTATTTAAAGCTGGTGACACCGTTAGTGTACACTACAAAATCAGGGAAGGTAACAAGGAGCGTATCCAGGTTTACCAGGGTGTAGTTATCCAACGCAACAGCGTTGGCGTTAGCGAAACATTTACCGTGCGTAAAGTATCAAACGGTGTAGGTGTTGAGCGTATTTTCCCTATCAACTCTCCAAACATCGACAAGATCGACGTTAACAGTGTTGGTAAGGTTCGTCGTTCTAAACTGTTCTACCTGCGCGAACTGACTGGTAAAGCTGCCCGTATCAAATCGAAAAGAGTATAA
- a CDS encoding glycosyl hydrolase 115 family protein, producing the protein MGFCQPKPLALKVSYTPTAGYFTLADSKTAVNIVTDTADNKVVQIAAQCFVDDIKNVTGKQAAVIHTISSAKPMLIAGTIGHSALIDELIKNGKLNVTQVKGKWETYSIVLVKAPFKNVPQALVIVGSDQRGTAYGLFELSKTIGIQPFYWWADVTAEHHDALYLSPATYTSEPPSVKFRGIFINDEDWGLQPWAAKTLEPETKDIGPKTYAKVFELLLRLKANLIWPAMHPSTKAFYHYPGNIKVAEDYQIVIGSSHAEPMLRNNVSEWNEKTMGNFNYLTNQQKVDDYWESRVKESSHINGIYTIGMRGVHDSGIEGVKTVKETVPLLERIFVAQRDMLKKYVNPDINKVPQVFTPYKEVLEVYDGGLKVPEDVTLVWPDDNYGYIQRLDNKQESERPGGSGVYYHVSYWGRPHDYIWLCSTSPGLIREEMMKAYDMQARNLWVVNVGDIKPAEYDIQFFLDMAYNIKPFKNSAYTKTHLQNWVSNNLSSKDAGKISDVLWRYYQLAFERKPEFMGWSQTEPTTPTKLSDYNHFYYGDQGQQRIDAYNNLQQQAKTLWQNISPARKDAFYQLVYYPVTGTALMNKKFLYRDKAYRYAQQGRLSTQLYDSLSRASYQSIIEETKYYNTKMAGGKWANIIMAQPRNLPVYAAPDLKYEMTKSTIAWQVQPEGATLNDAKLSLPAFADGDKHFIDLFLCRDTAVNYTVQTSAPWINVSQQSGTLQTKGKTEQRLWISINNAKLPAGTADGAITIKSGSKSYSVAVTTEHAPKGYTGFIEHDGYVSIYAKHFDHNEGKNGNSWMPIMGLGKTDTVLQANPVKVDGGMKKDPADTEIKQQAALSYSFYTTSSSPAEVKLYTLPTLPLNNNFSMRYAVSIDDGPATMLDFKTVGRTEEWKQNVLSNSAVRSVKVPVLSTGKHTIHIYMIDPGVVLDRMVIDLGGLRPGYGVLTETRAR; encoded by the coding sequence ATGGGTTTTTGTCAGCCTAAACCCCTGGCGTTAAAGGTAAGCTATACCCCAACTGCGGGATATTTTACTTTGGCCGATAGCAAAACTGCCGTAAATATAGTAACAGATACGGCCGATAATAAGGTGGTGCAAATTGCCGCGCAATGTTTTGTCGATGATATTAAAAATGTTACCGGCAAGCAGGCGGCGGTAATTCATACCATCAGCAGCGCTAAACCGATGCTGATAGCCGGCACCATCGGTCATTCGGCTTTGATAGATGAGCTGATAAAGAACGGCAAGCTGAATGTAACGCAGGTAAAAGGCAAGTGGGAAACCTATAGCATTGTCCTTGTAAAAGCGCCTTTTAAAAATGTACCGCAGGCTTTGGTTATAGTTGGGAGCGACCAGCGCGGAACAGCTTATGGGCTATTTGAATTATCTAAAACCATTGGTATACAACCTTTCTATTGGTGGGCTGATGTTACAGCTGAGCACCACGATGCGCTGTACCTATCGCCGGCAACCTATACCTCCGAGCCGCCATCGGTAAAATTCCGTGGGATCTTTATAAATGACGAAGATTGGGGCCTACAACCCTGGGCAGCCAAAACGCTGGAACCCGAGACCAAAGACATCGGCCCGAAGACCTACGCCAAAGTATTTGAATTGCTACTGCGCCTGAAAGCGAACCTGATATGGCCAGCCATGCACCCAAGCACCAAAGCTTTCTATCACTATCCCGGCAACATTAAAGTGGCTGAGGATTACCAGATCGTCATTGGCTCATCGCACGCCGAACCGATGCTGCGCAATAACGTAAGCGAGTGGAACGAGAAGACTATGGGTAACTTCAACTACCTCACCAACCAGCAAAAGGTAGATGATTATTGGGAAAGCCGCGTGAAAGAAAGCAGCCATATCAATGGCATTTACACCATAGGCATGCGCGGCGTGCACGATAGTGGTATAGAGGGAGTGAAGACCGTTAAAGAGACCGTACCACTACTGGAGCGCATTTTTGTGGCGCAGCGCGATATGCTGAAAAAGTATGTTAACCCCGATATTAATAAAGTACCGCAGGTTTTTACACCTTATAAAGAGGTGCTGGAAGTATACGATGGCGGCCTGAAGGTTCCCGAAGATGTTACGCTGGTTTGGCCCGATGATAATTATGGCTACATCCAGCGATTGGATAACAAGCAGGAAAGCGAACGTCCGGGCGGATCGGGCGTTTACTACCACGTATCGTACTGGGGCCGCCCGCACGATTATATCTGGCTGTGCTCTACCAGTCCGGGTTTGATACGCGAGGAAATGATGAAGGCTTACGATATGCAGGCCCGCAACCTATGGGTGGTTAACGTAGGCGATATTAAACCGGCTGAGTACGATATCCAGTTTTTTTTAGATATGGCCTATAACATAAAGCCATTTAAAAACAGCGCCTATACCAAAACCCACCTGCAAAATTGGGTGAGCAATAATCTAAGCAGTAAGGACGCCGGCAAAATAAGCGATGTGCTATGGAGATACTATCAGTTGGCATTTGAACGCAAGCCCGAGTTTATGGGTTGGAGCCAAACCGAACCGACCACGCCCACCAAACTAAGCGACTATAATCATTTTTACTACGGCGACCAGGGCCAGCAGCGGATAGATGCCTACAACAATTTGCAACAGCAGGCCAAAACGCTATGGCAAAATATCAGTCCGGCACGGAAGGATGCCTTTTATCAACTGGTTTATTACCCGGTAACAGGTACCGCGCTGATGAATAAGAAATTCCTGTATCGCGATAAGGCTTACCGTTACGCGCAGCAGGGCAGGTTAAGCACCCAACTTTATGATTCTTTATCACGGGCATCCTATCAAAGCATTATCGAGGAAACCAAATACTATAACACTAAAATGGCGGGCGGCAAATGGGCCAATATCATAATGGCGCAACCACGTAACCTGCCTGTTTATGCCGCTCCCGATCTGAAATACGAAATGACCAAAAGCACCATAGCCTGGCAGGTACAACCCGAAGGGGCGACATTAAATGATGCTAAATTATCGCTGCCTGCTTTTGCCGATGGCGATAAACACTTCATCGACCTGTTTCTATGTCGGGATACAGCTGTGAATTATACCGTACAGACATCGGCGCCCTGGATAAACGTATCGCAGCAAAGCGGCACTCTGCAAACCAAAGGTAAAACCGAGCAACGCTTATGGATAAGCATTAATAACGCTAAGCTTCCCGCCGGTACCGCCGATGGTGCCATCACCATAAAAAGCGGGAGCAAAAGCTATTCGGTAGCGGTTACAACAGAACACGCCCCCAAAGGATACACTGGTTTTATCGAGCACGATGGCTATGTATCTATCTACGCCAAGCACTTCGATCATAACGAGGGCAAAAATGGCAACTCCTGGATGCCGATTATGGGACTGGGTAAAACTGATACTGTTTTACAGGCCAACCCGGTTAAGGTAGATGGCGGCATGAAAAAAGACCCTGCCGATACCGAGATCAAACAACAAGCCGCGTTAAGCTACAGCTTTTATACCACCTCCTCATCGCCAGCCGAAGTAAAACTTTATACCCTGCCTACGTTGCCCCTTAATAATAACTTCAGTATGCGCTACGCGGTGAGTATTGATGATGGCCCCGCCACCATGCTTGATTTTAAAACCGTTGGCCGCACCGAAGAGTGGAAGCAAAACGTATTGAGTAACTCGGCCGTACGATCGGTAAAGGTGCCGGTACTAAGCACGGGCAAGCATACTATACATATTTATATGATAGATCCGGGTGTGGTGTTGGACAGGATGGTAATTGATTTGGGAGGATTGAGGCCGGGTTATGGCGTGTTAACGGAAACGAGGGCGAGATAA
- a CDS encoding tetratricopeptide repeat protein, whose protein sequence is MKNVFKTLIIILLSAKAAIAQNPDAKSLVREGIDLNNQKNYAGAIEKYKAALAIDADYAPGNYQMAFSLNAMGKGLDGIPYLQKVFSSTTASTNLISGAYDLAGSIYDLNKQSQKAIENYQAGIKANPTYQPLRYNLALAYFRGRQYADAESAAIEAIKLDPKYASTMRLYALVTFHQNKRAEALLGFCQFLALEPNTARSAEAYGNIQHILQGGALKPEPGQKTDPFVAKLAAVQNAVITKALAPFAKRRYASAGDLLTAQLNAIFNALGTMPRDKEYYWYRLADYFNKLSQSPNMPAFARLVSLSTPESAKWAKDHVQQITDLDNWLKENKPE, encoded by the coding sequence ATGAAAAACGTATTTAAAACACTCATCATCATCCTACTATCGGCCAAAGCAGCCATCGCCCAAAATCCCGATGCCAAATCGCTGGTGCGCGAAGGCATCGACCTGAACAACCAAAAGAACTACGCCGGCGCGATTGAAAAATATAAGGCAGCATTGGCCATAGATGCCGACTATGCGCCAGGCAACTATCAAATGGCATTTTCGCTGAATGCTATGGGCAAAGGGCTTGATGGTATACCCTACCTGCAAAAAGTCTTCAGCTCTACAACCGCTTCCACCAATCTCATCAGCGGAGCGTACGATCTGGCCGGTAGTATTTACGATCTGAACAAGCAATCGCAAAAGGCTATTGAAAATTACCAGGCAGGGATAAAGGCTAATCCAACTTATCAGCCGCTACGTTATAACCTGGCCTTAGCTTATTTTCGCGGTCGGCAATATGCAGATGCGGAGAGCGCAGCTATCGAGGCCATAAAACTCGACCCGAAGTATGCAAGTACTATGCGCTTGTATGCGCTGGTTACCTTTCATCAAAATAAACGTGCAGAAGCTTTGTTGGGATTTTGCCAATTTCTTGCATTGGAGCCGAACACCGCCCGCAGTGCCGAAGCTTACGGAAACATCCAGCATATTTTGCAGGGCGGTGCGCTAAAACCCGAACCAGGACAAAAGACCGATCCGTTTGTTGCCAAATTAGCCGCAGTACAAAATGCGGTAATTACTAAAGCGCTTGCGCCATTCGCTAAAAGAAGATATGCTTCAGCCGGCGATTTGCTCACCGCACAGTTGAATGCCATTTTTAACGCATTGGGTACAATGCCGCGCGATAAGGAATATTACTGGTACCGTTTGGCCGATTATTTTAACAAGCTTTCACAATCGCCCAATATGCCGGCCTTTGCAAGGCTGGTAAGTTTAAGCACACCCGAAAGCGCCAAATGGGCGAAGGACCACGTGCAACAAATAACCGATCTGGATAACTGGCTGAAGGAAAATAAGCCTGAATAG
- a CDS encoding NAD(P)-dependent oxidoreductase has protein sequence MNNIKVGWCGIGNMGVPMIKNLMKAGFTVTAWNRTRQKAEALQQETGTGLADTPAQLVAENDFIITMLSDDAAVTEVFTGADGILSADSGRDVLMIDMSTVSPETSQKLAALCAGKGLGYMDAPVSGSVKPAEDAQLIIMAGGKKADFEKAQPLFNAMGKQSILLGDTGAGNKAKLAINLFLAIVVQGFTESVLFAQQNGIDTATFLDIVNNGAVGSGITKLKSAAILNDNYKAAFALKHLAKDLRLAGEQGMHLPAGSAVLNTYQQAVDGFGDEDMIAIIKQLAKM, from the coding sequence ATGAACAATATTAAAGTAGGATGGTGCGGGATAGGTAACATGGGCGTCCCCATGATCAAAAATTTGATGAAAGCCGGGTTCACCGTTACCGCCTGGAACCGTACCCGCCAAAAAGCCGAAGCGCTGCAACAGGAAACAGGCACTGGCCTAGCCGATACACCCGCGCAATTGGTGGCTGAGAACGACTTTATTATCACCATGCTATCCGATGATGCTGCGGTTACCGAAGTTTTCACCGGGGCTGATGGCATCCTTTCAGCAGATAGCGGCCGGGATGTTTTGATGATAGATATGAGCACCGTATCGCCGGAGACCAGTCAGAAATTGGCTGCGCTTTGTGCCGGTAAAGGCCTGGGGTATATGGATGCCCCTGTATCAGGCAGCGTAAAACCGGCCGAGGATGCCCAGCTGATCATTATGGCCGGCGGCAAAAAAGCCGACTTTGAAAAGGCGCAGCCCCTGTTCAATGCCATGGGCAAGCAGTCGATATTATTAGGTGATACCGGGGCGGGCAACAAAGCCAAACTGGCCATTAATTTGTTTTTAGCCATTGTGGTACAGGGTTTTACCGAATCGGTATTATTCGCGCAGCAAAACGGAATAGATACGGCTACTTTCCTTGATATCGTTAATAACGGCGCGGTGGGCAGCGGCATCACCAAACTAAAATCGGCCGCTATTTTGAACGATAATTACAAGGCGGCATTCGCCTTAAAGCATTTGGCCAAGGATCTGCGACTGGCCGGCGAACAAGGCATGCATCTGCCGGCAGGGTCGGCGGTGCTAAATACCTATCAGCAAGCTGTTGATGGTTTTGGCGATGAAGATATGATCGCTATTATTAAACAACTCGCGAAAATGTGA